The Myxococcaceae bacterium JPH2 genome has a window encoding:
- a CDS encoding histidine kinase: MTLRARVTHLSAVTQRRGSLRRAFQALCEPRPGTPPPEEEDLHLSEERVRERTAALEAANAKLSRNLEQLHATQAQLLFADRLIALGRIAAGVGHEINNPLAFILSNLEYIHQELQQKERLTEQDRQEILEALAETRDGAERIRLIVRDLQTLSRAEDVGSGPADVGAVVRTAAKMAMHELRHRARLVLECDGMPPVQGNGSRLGQVFLNLLLNAAQAIPPGHAEQNEVRIVARHGLPGQVLVEVKDTGCGIAHEHRERIFDPFFTTKPLGVGTGLGLSVCHGIVTSLGGALTVESEPGRGSTFRVMLPVAGAFAQPARPLVDAVA; encoded by the coding sequence ATGACGTTACGAGCGAGGGTGACGCATCTGTCAGCGGTGACGCAGCGGCGGGGCTCGCTCCGGCGGGCCTTCCAGGCGCTGTGCGAGCCGCGCCCAGGCACCCCTCCCCCCGAGGAGGAGGACCTGCACCTGAGCGAGGAGCGGGTCCGCGAGCGCACCGCCGCGCTGGAAGCCGCCAACGCCAAGCTGTCCCGCAACCTGGAGCAGCTGCACGCCACCCAGGCGCAGCTCCTCTTCGCGGATCGCCTCATTGCCCTGGGCCGCATCGCGGCGGGCGTGGGCCACGAAATCAACAACCCGCTGGCCTTCATCCTCAGCAACCTCGAGTACATCCACCAGGAGCTCCAACAGAAGGAGCGCCTGACCGAGCAGGACCGGCAGGAAATCCTGGAGGCGCTGGCGGAGACGCGCGACGGCGCCGAGCGCATCCGCCTCATCGTGAGGGACCTCCAAACGCTGTCGCGCGCCGAGGACGTGGGCAGCGGGCCAGCGGACGTGGGCGCGGTGGTGCGCACGGCCGCGAAGATGGCCATGCACGAGCTGCGGCACCGCGCTCGGCTGGTCCTCGAGTGCGACGGCATGCCGCCCGTGCAGGGCAACGGCTCGCGGCTGGGACAGGTGTTCCTCAACCTGCTGCTCAACGCGGCCCAGGCCATCCCTCCGGGGCACGCCGAGCAGAACGAGGTGCGCATCGTGGCGCGCCACGGCCTGCCCGGGCAGGTACTGGTGGAGGTCAAGGACACCGGCTGCGGCATCGCGCACGAGCACCGCGAGCGCATCTTCGACCCGTTCTTCACCACCAAGCCCCTGGGCGTGGGCACCGGCCTGGGCTTGTCGGTGTGCCATGGCATCGTCACGTCCCTGGGCGGAGCATTGACGGTGGAGAGTGAGCCGGGCCGAGGCAGCACCTTCCGGGTGATGCTGCCGGTGGCCGGCGCGTTCGCTCAGCCCGCGCGCCCGCTGGTCGACGCCGTCGCCTGA